Below is a genomic region from Candidatus Acidulodesulfobacterium acidiphilum.
TTTAAGGGGATAGAAAATAAAAGTTTTTTTTATTTTCTTCATTCTTATTATTGCGTTCCGGAAGAAGATATTGCAACGGCGGTCTGCGATTATTACGGTAAATTTACGGCCTGCGTTAAAAAAGATAATATTTTTGCATGCCAGTTTCATCCTGAAAAAAGTCATAAAGAAGGACTTGCTTTACTTAAAAATTTTATAGAAAATTAAATATAATAAAAAAATGATTATTATACCTGCCGTAGATATCCTGGGTTCTAAGTGCGTTAGGCTTACCATGGGCGATTACGACGTAAAAAAAGAGTATCAAATTTCTCCCGTCGAGGCGGCTCTCGACTGGCAAAGTAAAGGTGCTAAAAGGCTTCACATAGTAGATCTTGACGGAGCTAAGTCCGGAAATACTGATAATTACGAGATAATAAGAGATATAATTAAATCTGTAAATATTCCTGTGGAGGTAGGAGGAGGAATAAGAAATAATGAAGTTATCGACCGTTATTTTAATGCGGGAGCGTCTTATATAGTTTTAGGTTCAATACTGTTTAAAGATATAAATTGCGTTAAAGATTCATTGGCGAAATACAGAGGCAGGATTATCGGCGGGATAGATTTGTACGACGATAAGATAGCTATATCAGGATGGAA
It encodes:
- a CDS encoding 1-(5-phosphoribosyl)-5-((5-phosphoribosylamino)methylideneamino)imidazole-4-carboxamide isomerase, yielding MIIIPAVDILGSKCVRLTMGDYDVKKEYQISPVEAALDWQSKGAKRLHIVDLDGAKSGNTDNYEIIRDIIKSVNIPVEVGGGIRNNEVIDRYFNAGASYIVLGSILFKDINCVKDSLAKYRGRIIGGIDLYDDKIAISGWKEYVEIPAGEAVKSLKEKYGIGTFIFTDIKKDGMLEGVNLNLVTELAKLKVDIIASGGVSEIDD